From the genome of Candidatus Poribacteria bacterium:
GAAGATACCTTTTATATTGTCCTTAATGAAGGTATTTTCCGATCTGACGATGCTGGAAATTCGTGGATAAACATGAACAACGGTTTAGACAGCCGCTTCACACAGAAATCGGGAATTTATACATTACAGTTGAGCGGAGGCACTCTGTTTGCCGGAACCTCTCTGGGAATCTACCGCTTCAAGACGGGAACTTGGGAACACCTACAGTTGCCAGTGGACAATACTGTGGTAGTGCGTTCTTTGGCGGTGTCTGAAGACACTATCTATGTCGCCGTAGAGGTAAATATAATGGAAGGTGACGGAACGCCAGATGAAAATTACCATAATTTGTGTGACATCAGTAAAGATTCGTGGTGGGTATTCCGATCAACCGATGCAGGCGATTCTTGGACAGATGTAACGCCTACAGATGCCCGAAATTTGATAATGAAAACGTTGCCGTCGATTAAACTGGTCGCATCTGGGAAAACTGTTTTACTGATAGGTGGAGAGGAAGGCGTTGTGGCTCGCTCAACGGACTTTGGAAACACTTGGCGTTCCACAGAATCTTCCGGTATTACATCTATGCAGTTTAGTGTGGGTTCTGCTGTCGCTTTAGACGAAAACACCTTTTATACTGGTGGCATCCCTGGAATCCATCAATCAAAGGATGGCGGTGAAACGTGGCACCGATTCAATACAAGGTTTGAGTGCCGTGTGGATAATTTAATCAGTTTAGAGACGAGTCCAAATTCAAAAGCATCTAAGGTGCTGTACGCGACGGTTGTTGGCGGTGTGGTCAAATCAACAGACGCAGGTAGTTCCTGGACTGCTGTTGACATCGAACGGGCAAGGTATACCCTTACGGTACCAAAGTTCAATGCGAAACTCAAAGATAGGGAAGACACGCCGCTAATTGGACAGATTTCCGAAGTCAATGGTGTCCTATATGCAAAAGGGATTCGACGTAATTGTGAGACGGCCTACTATCGTTTAGATCCAGACAAAAATTGCTTATTTCCTGTAGAGGGTTATATTTTTAGAGAGGGAAAGACACCGCCTTCGCGAGATTCAGGAAGGCTCATGTGGACCGTGTTCAAGGGAATAACACTCCCCTTTGATTCTTACCGGCTACCGAAACAAGAGGGCCAAATTACCTTTACCAGCTCTACAGATCCGGACGCTGATTCTGAGGATTTATCAACGCAGATAATACGCGAGAATCCGAGATTTGGCGCAGAATGCTTTTTAAAACTGTTGGATCAAAAACAAGACGAGCATCAACTAACTTACACATTGATGTTGGAAGGCTTATACGGCAACTTCGCGGTGAGTGGAGAAACGTACTATATGGAGTACAACTATAAACTCTTCCGATGGAAACCGGGTGACACAAGATGGTCGGATACCGGTGTAGAGGAAACTTGTGAACTCACGCGTGAAAATATGGGTCGAGGTTTTAAACTTGCTACATCGGGTGAAACAGTATACGTCGGTAAGCGGGATGGACATCTCGTCCAATCGCTTGATGGTGGAGATAGTTGGAACGACATTACATCAAACCTACCGCTACCTGTTGCGCACTTCAATCAAATTGTCTTTGCCGATTCGACGGTTCATATCGCAACTGACAAAGGCGTTTTCAATTCAATAGATGGTGTTGTGTGGAATGCAATCACCGATAAAGCGGGGAAAGACGTAATCATTAAGTCGTTAGCAACAGCAGGGGATACTGTTTATGGCGCGAATGATGACGGCATCTATCACTTAGAAAAGGAAACAGGGACTTGGCAACAAATTGTGCCTGAAATTCCGGATACTATAACTTCTCTCGTTGTTGATAGAGATGCCTTTTACGTTGGCACCGAACATCGTGGCGTGCTCCGTTTTGAACGTTCTGAGTCGTAGTACCCAACACACATCACCTTGTTTGTTAGATACATGTTTTGTAAGTGTGCACATTGGAGCGTAATTAATGCTAACAACACTCATTCGCCGGGAACTCCTTGATAACCTGATGACGTTCCGATTTGCTGCAGCTGCCTTGATTATGCTGTTGCTTGTCGTCGCGAATACCTCGGTGCTCATCACGGATCACGAGCAACGCTTGGCAAGCCACAATGCTGCGGTCAAAATGCATCAGAGGCAGCTTCAGGCGGCGAAAACGTATTCCTCAGGGATAAGGAAATTAGTCGTCGACCGACCCCCGAACCCGTTAAGCATTTTCAATGTCGGGTTCGATAAGCAGCTCGGAAACGAGGTTCAGATATCCCATTCGTATGTTCCATCGTTGTGGGACACCGGGATGCATGGGTCGGACAATCCGTTTATGGATATGTTCGCTTCGCTGGATATTGTTTTTATCTTTGAGGTGATTCTGAGTTTATTGGCACTGATTTTCGCCTACGATACGCTCGCTGGAGAATATGAACGTGGCACATTACGTCTGGTCTTGACACATCCGGTCCGTCGCGGGCATATCCTGCTTGCCAAATATATCAGTGCGATGCTTTGCTTACTTGTGCCGTTGCTAATGAGCCTGCTCCTTGCAGTCATCTTGCTGACGATGACCCCTTCCATTTCTCTGAACACCGGTGATTTTTTGCGGATCGGAGGGATTATTTTAACCACCGTTGTATACCTTTCCGTATTCTATCTCATCGGACTGTTGATTTCGGCGGCGACGCGTCGGACCAGAACTGCGTTGATGCTCTCCATGTTTGTGTGGGGATTTTTGGTTCTTGTCTATCCGAATATGATTCTTGCCGTGGTCCCGCAACCGGAGGCACCGCAAGCGCGCCGGGCATCCGCTTTTAATCAAATCGAACAGATGTGGGAGGAATTTGACAGAGACCGGAAACGGTTCCTCGCCACCGACGCGCTCCCAGGGGAAGACTGGCATTTTAACATTCTGGGCAGTGGCGGGTATAGTGAAGGTCTTTGGGGTGACCCTAGTCGCTTGTTGTATGCCTACAACAGCAGCATGTCGGCTGGCAGCCTTAACGATGAAGCTGAACCTAAGATTCCGCACGCCCAGAATTATTTCGGTTTCCTCGGGACCCAGGTTATCGGGACAGCAGACCAAACATGGCTCATCCGAAAGCCCGCACTGGAAGGCATCTTCACTCAACCCGCAAACGTGGAGCGACTCTATCTGAAACTCTCGCCCGTGGGACTGTATGATGCCGCAACACAAGCCTGGGCTGGCACAGACCTGCGCGGTGTCAGAGATTTTCTTGACGCTGCGAGACGACACAGACAGCGCGTAATTGACTATCTCTATGATGAAGAGGTATTCAAGTCTCGACAGTGGTTTTCTTCGGACAAAGGTGCCGCAGATTGGAGCAATCTACCGCAGTTCTCTTTTCAAAGGGTCGATGTGAACACAAATGCAAAGCGAGCCTTACCGGATTTAAGCATACTACTCATGCTTAATGTCATTATTTTCATCGTGATATTTCTGATTTTCATCAAAAGTGAAGTGTAAAATGGCTATCAGCGGTCAGGTCGCTGCGCTTTCAGCAATCAGTTAAGAAACCTATGTGACGGTTGCTCGTGTGCTCACTCCCACAAACTGCTGATTACCGACTGCACTTACTAATATAGCACAATCACTCTTTGCTGAAGGCTCATTGCTGACAGCCGACAACCATAAAAAAATGTGGCATATTGCGAAACGCGAACTTTATGATAATCTCAATAGCCTCCGATTTGCCCTGGCAACGGTGTTGTTGCTCGGCTTGATGTTGACCAACGCGATTGTACATCTCCGAGAACATCCGAAACGCGTCCAGAACTCTCGCAATTATGTCGTCGAATATCAGAATCGCTTAGCATTTCATGCTGGGGATAGTTTGTATAAACTCGCCGAGCAGGGACCCGGGGACCTCCATAAGCAGCCATCTGTCCTCCGTTTCTGTGCAGAAGGCGGTGAGGCGTTTCTACCAAATTATGCGATAGGTGGTGCCGACCGTTGGGGACACGGCGGCCAACCGCCCTTAGAAAGTTTCTGGATACTGAACTATCCATCGGCCACCCCTGACCTGCATAATGTTCGCACAAACGTCACCAAAGTGGATTGGGGTTTTATCATCGGTTACGTCTTAAGTCTCATCGCGCTCCTATTCACCTTCGATGCGATTTCCCACGAACGCGAACGAGGCACACTGCGATTGATGTTGGCGAACTCGATTCCGCGTCATACCGTCCTGATTGGTAAGTTTTTAGGAGCATTAATCAGTATAAACATTCCTTTCACGCTTGCCGTCTTGGTGAATCTCTTAATGATTTCTACGTCAAGCGATGTACACCTTAGTGCGGAGGCGTGGGGGCGTTTAGGGCTCATTTTCTCTATTGCGCTTTTGTACATAAGTCTATTTCTGGCGTTGGGGCTGCTTGTGTCGGCACGTGTACAACGGAGCGCGGTGAGTCTCGTGATACTCCTCTTGGCTTGGGTCACCTTTGTCGTTTTTATGCCCAGTACACTCGTTTCGATTGCAGGGCGTTCTGCCCCGTCAACGTCTACTCTCGGATTTTCTGAACGCAGTGCTCAACTTGAGGAGGAACTTCTGCGCGAATACTACACGCTCCAATATGGTTCAAATAAGCCTTTAACTCAAATCCAAATATTACAAGTGGCAGGCGAGTTCGTCACCAAAGACGCAGCGCAGCAGGAACGCCTGCATGAAGAACGCTTAAAACAGCAAATTTCTCAGGTCCGTCGGGCGCGTGCGATCACCCAAATTTCACCCGTCACCATTTTCTATCACCTCCTTGAAGCCTTTGCTGGAACGGGGTTTGAGCGACATTTGCAATTTTTAGAGAACGTTAAATCCTATGCCCAACAATTTCGGGTTTTCATCGCTGACACCGATCAAACCGATCCGGAGAGTCTTCATATCTTTGGGGTTCGTGAAGGGATGTCGCAGAAGCCTGTCGCTTCAGAGGCGATTCCAAAATTTGAAGATACCTTGAGTCTCAATAAGGACTTCAACACAGCAGCAGTCGATCTGTTGTTGCTAACGTTGTTCGTTGTAGTTTTACTATCCGCGGCGTATCTCGCGTTTGTCCGTGTCGAGCTTTAACGCAAGCAAATCTTTCTTGTCTACATATTCTGAATTTTCTTTTTAAACCTTTTCGATGAAAACCCCCCTCTTTGTAATTACAGTAAAATATACAATCACTTGAACATTGCGGAAGCGAAGATACAATCACCTTGCAATTTCGGGAAATATGACAGTATGAAGTTGGATTTCACTATGTTCTTGAGGATCTATGATCCTCTGTTGGATTTAAGAGATATTTGGGGCACCCACATCTGTCTCTTCAGTTCCGTTCAACCCAACCTACAGAAGACCTTGAAAAATAAAGATTGCAGAATTACGAAACTTTTTTATTTAAAGTAGCATCTTAAATGTTAATATGAATTGATGAACATACCCTTTTCAGAGGTGTCCGATGAAAAACAACGATGCTCAACTCATCCAACGCGTGCTTGAAGGCGATGATACTGCGTTCTCCGTGCTTGTGAGAAAATATCAGAAATCCGTTCACGCACTGGCGTGGCGGAAGATCGGGGATTTCCATATCGCCGAGGATATTACACAGGATACCTTCCTGCAAGCGTATCAAAAACTCTCAACACTGAGAAAACCGCAGCGTTTCGCGGGTTGGCTCTATGTGATAGCAGCGAACTACTGCAAAATGTGGCTGCGTCAGAAACGTTTATCAACCCAGTCGTTGGAAAACACAAGCAGCGCGCAATTAGAAAAAGCAACCTATTCTGGATATGTTATTGAGGAAAACGAGCGGACAACAGCAGAAGCACAGCGCGAGATCGTCAAAAAGTTGCTTGCGAAGTTACAAGAGAGCGAGCGTACAGTCATCACCCTTTACTACCTTGGGGGAATGAATTATGAACAGATAAGCGAGTTTCTGGGTATGTCGGTTAGCGCGATTAAGAGCCGACTCCACCGAGCAAGACAACGATTAAAGAAGGAGGAACCGATGATTCGAGAGGCTTTAGGCAACTTCCAAATTACACCAAATCTATCAGAGAATATTATGCGGGAGATTTCGCGTATGAACCCAATTGCGCCATCTAGCAGTAAACCGTTGGTGCCGTGGGCAATCGGCGTTTCCACATTAGTCGTTGTCTTTTTGATGGTAGGCGTTGGCAGTCAATACCTGTCGCGTTTCCAGAAACCCTACAGTTTCGATGCGACTTCGGAGATGACAGTTGAACTCATTGAAGCACCTATCGTGCTGAGCCTTGAATCCAAACCTGATGTCCGGACGCAGCTCGGAAACGTCAATACGCCAAGTAAGAACAATGCCTCTCATCGACAGCCTAATAAGGAAAAGTCTGTGGTTCACGAAACCTTGAAAGATTTCCAACACTCAGACGATCTCGTGGAGGACATCATGAAATGGACTCGGGTACGTGAACCGGGTATATTGGGCGAAGTAGGTACCCTGTCAGGGACTTCGGAAAATACGCTCTATACCGTTATAGGCGACAGGAGTATCTATAAGCTGCCATCGGGTGAGGAGGCGTGGCAACTTGTCGATGACACCTTCCTATATCAAAACACCGGCGGTAATATACCCATAGCAGAGCGGGATGGTACACTTTATATTATCTTATCCAATGAATTGTATGCTTCCACTGATGATGGCGAAACTTGGCACTTCGTCGGCACCTGCCCCCAAGGGTATGTTAGGGAATTGAGGGTTACAGAAGATGCGCTTTACCTTTGTCTCAGTGACGGTATCTTCCGATCCGATGACGCTGGAAATTCTTGGAAGGATATAAGCAATGGCTTAGATGATCGCTTGTCCGAACACTCAGGAATTCATTCGTTACAAATGAGTCAAGGCACGCTATTTGTGAAAACCGATCTCGGACTCTATCGTCTTGAGGCGGACACTTGGCAACACTTACGATTACCAGTAGATGAAGCCGTGCATGTTGGTTCTTTAGCGATATATGAGGACGAAATTTATGTCATAGCATCAGTGAATATTTTGGATTTCTATGGGGCTCCGAAAGATATTTGGGAGCGATTGTGGAAAGGCGAGATGCGTTCGTGGTGGATTTTCCGATCAACCGATGGGGGTGACGCATGGAAAGACATAACACCCATGAACGCTTGGAATCTGACGGGCTTCCGTCCGGATATAACGTTGATTACGACACGGAATACACTCTTGGCAATCGGGAATGATGACGGTATGGTAGCACGCTCGGTTGATAGTGGAGACACTTGGACATCTATAGCGTCTTCAGGGATTTCTCCCATACAGTTCAGTGTGCGATGCGCTGTAGCTTTAGATGGAAACACATTTTATACGGGTGGCAGCAGTGGGATTCACCGTTCAACTGATGGTGGTAAGACGTGGCACCGCTTTCATACCGGACTGGAAAGTCGTGTTGATAATTTAGTTAGTTTCGTGGCAGATCAGGCACCAGACAGGTCTGCAGCACTTTACGCCAGCGTGGGTAAACATTTTGTCAAATCGAACGATGGCGGAACATCCTGGGAGGCTGTCAGCTTGGCAGTGAACCCCAGTGCCCGTTTATCCCAAAAGCAACAACCGGAAATTGTGCAGGTAGCAAAAACTAATGGGGTGCTCTATGCAAAAGGAATTCAAGAAATTTATGAGACTGCTATTTTTCAGTTGTCTTCCGATGGTAATACTCTCATCCCCGTTACAGGAACACCCCCTTCTTTAAGTTCATCTGGACTGGTGCAAAAAGTACTGGCGGGCAAGCGTTTCACTTTCAGAGACGAAAGACGATCAGTGCCGGAACTTCGCGTTGGCTTTTCTGGTGTAGCTGATGCCTTATTGGATGATTTATCAAAGACCCCTGATTTTGGGGCAGACAGTTTCTTTGAAAGATTGGTAGAGAGGCAAATAGACCCTCGAGTGGTCTATGAGTTAATACGGGAAGGATTATGGGGTAACTTCGCAGTCAGCGATGAAACGTTCTACATGGAATACAACTATAAACTCTTCCGATGGAAACCTGGTGACCCAGAATGGCACGACACCGGTTTGGAGGAGACCGGTGAACTCCGTCGCGAGACCTTGTGGAGAGGCTTTAAAATCGCTGCATCGGACGGAACCGTCTATGTCGGTAAGCGGGATGGACATCTCTTACAATCGCTTGATGGGGGAGACACTTGGAATGATGTCACACCAAATCTGCCCTTCTCTATCGAGCATTTCAAAGAGATAGTCTTTGCAGATTCAACGGTCTGCGTCGCGACTGATAAAGGGGTTTTTTATTCAAAAGATGGCGTTGTCTGGAATGTCCTTGTCGATGAGACGGGAAAACCTGTTATCATCAAGTCGTTATCTACAATAGGGGATTCCGTTTACGGTGCCAACGATGAAGGCATCTATTATCTACAAGGTGAGACAGATACTTGGGAACAAATTGCCCCAGAAGTTTCAGGTGTCGTGACTTCTCTCGTTGTGGACGAAAATATGTTTTACGTCGGCACGGAACGACGAGGTGTCCTGCGTTTTGAACGTACCAGCAGATAAGCATATCCCTCATACATAAAAACATAACTGATCCGAAAAACTTAAAACTATGGTGAATTGTAAAAATAAGTTTACATTTCGTCGGGGACCCGGTAGGCAGGGTTTCCTGACTGGGTCAGTAGAAAAAATGTCTGCTTATTTTTGGGATTCACCATAAATGACCCTAACGAGAGGAAAATAGAATGGAAAAACTATTTGATTACGCTGTGCTATTTAGTGCGTTGATGCTTATTGCAGCAGGCTACGCTGCGGCAGATATTGCTGATGGCCTTGCGGTTCACTTTACGTTCGATTCCGTCAAAGGCAAGCGAATTCTTGACGAGTCCGGCAACGGTCTGGATGCCGAAGTTATCAAAAACACTCAATTTGTCAAGGGCAAATACGGAAAAGCAATTCGTATCACTGGTGAAACTGAAGATTGCGTGAATATCCCGTCCTCGGATGCCTTAAAAATCAGTGATGAAATTACGATGATGGCATGGGTGTATCACGAAGATTGGACGCGGAGTTCTTCCCAATGGTTTGATAAGGGGTGCTATTCTAAGCACACTGAATCTTACGGTATGGTAGTCTGGGGTAAAAAGGATTTTCCGGAACTAGGAGCCCTTGAAACGGACTCAGTGGTCTCGATGCTTGTTGGGGGTGCAGACTTGCAGCAAAGCATTACTACACCGAACGAAATGAAGCATAGGACATGGCATCATGTCGTCGGAACCTACGGTGATAAAGCTTTAAAAATCTATCTTGATGGAAAAATAATTGCTAATTTACCTTCACAGGTTGATGACTTCTTCGGCACCAACGAGGAGGATTTGCGGGTTGGCTGTGCGAAAAATAAACCGCAGTACGCATTTGAAGGCGGTTCCATTGATGAAGTTGCGATATGGAGTCGTGTGCTCAGTGAAGATGAAGTCAGAACCGCGATGCAGGGCCCCTTGCTCGCAATCTCGCCGAAGGGTAAGGTCACTACGACGTGGGGCAATATGAAGCGGAAGGCGTTTTAGATGTCTGAATCGCGGAGGACTTGGTATAAATTTATGACAACACTTTGGCTAATTATCCAGCGAGAATTCGTCTCAAATGTTCTGACCTCCCGATTCATGATCGGTTTTGTGGTCTGTCTGATGTCGACAGCTGCTGCCGTTTTCGTTCAGGTTGCAGATTACGAAAAGCGATTGGGAACATATCACGTTGCTGTTCAGGAACATCACGAAGAGAAGCGAATGTGGGACCTCTACAGCCAAATTAATCCAAAGGCATATAGGAAACCGAATCCACTCAGCATCTTTAACGTCGGCATGGAAAAATCCGGTGCGGATATGGTGAGTATTAAATTGGCAACACCTATTTGGGAGAAAGAAGCACAGAAACAGGGATCAGACAACCCATTCCTTTCAATTTTCCTTTCTATTGATGTCATTTTCGTCTTCAAAATCGTGCTCAGTGCGTTGGCAATTTTGTTTGCTTACAACACAATTTCAGGGGAGAGGGAGGATGGTACCCTAAAACTGGTGTTATCCAATCCGGTTTCGAGGGACGCGCTCGTACTTGGGAAATACCTTGGTGGCGTGTTATCTCTGTTTCCGATTGTGGTGATGAGTTTCACTGTTGGCATCGTTATTGCTTACACCTCTCCTGCTACTGATTTTGATGCTGATGATCTGCTACGCCTCGTCATGGTGCTCGTTGTTTCGCTGTTGTATGTGTCAATCTGTTATCTTTTAGGGATGCTCTTATCTGTGTGGACAAAGGAAGCAGCGACTACGCTGATCCTTTCGATGTTTATTTGGGGAATTCTGACAATTGTCCATTCAAATATAGCAACGTTTGCAGTCGCGAAGTTCCCACCGCGTAAACCTCAACCCGAAAAAGAAGTGCTGCAACAGATTGATCAGATGTGGGAAAATTTCAAGGAAGAACGAAATGCCCAACTGAAAAAGTGGGGATATAAGTATCCAACAAGCGCGCTTTCTTGGATAGCCGATGGTCCTCTGACACTGTCGATTGAAATGCGGTCGCCAGGGGAACTCGGGTTCCAAGAACTTTATGAAATCAAACCTATTGACATCTTAGATGTTTCCAAATTTCAGGAAGTATTAGGCTACCAAGAACCGCTCCGTATTGATTATGTAAACAAAGCTGAGGAAATTTTCAAACGGAGGGAGGACATTCGCGAAAGGAACAGTCAACTCGCCAGAGATATTTCCCGGGTATCTTTCGCGGACACATATCGTTTTGCTGTCGGCGCAATTATAGGCACGGACAGGAAGAGTTATAATGATTTTATCGGACAGGTGAGAAATTATAAGCGTCAAGTTGTGGACTACCTCGCCGGTAAGAATGCATTTTCCGCGCGAGCGTGGTTTTCGAGTGATAGGGGAGCTGCAGAACTCACAGATCTACCTGTTTTTCAGCACCGATATAACTCCCTTTCTGAGGGTCTCTCGCGTGCGTCGGGTGATATTTTTATTTTATTAGCGTGGAATGTTATTCTGTTCATGGGCGCATACGTATCGTTCCTCCGGTATGATATGAGTTGAGGAGGAGGGTTATCAGTTTTTTAGTTTTCAGTTTTCAGTTAAGATGCGCTTTGTAACAATCTTCCCACCATAGAATATTTTAGGGCGAGGTGAATTGTTACCAGAAACCTCTTGTGACTGATAACTGTTAACTGACCGCTGACAACTGACAACCATTAAAAATGATTTGGCATATTGCGAAAAAAGAGATATATCATAACCTCATGACGCTGCGGTTCGTTTTGATGGTAATCCTGCTGCCTGCCCTAATGCTGGCGAACGCGCTCATATACGGCTTCGGCGATAGTGGATATAGAGAGGAAGTCGATGCGTATAACCTCGCGATGGAAAGAAGATTGTCTCGCGTTAAGGACGATGCCGACGAGAGTTTAGGGAAACTCGCTATGCGGGGTCCCGGTGAGATTTACAAGCGTCTGAGTCGATTCAAATTTTGTGCTGATGGGGCTGCTGAACTCATCCCGAACTCTATCCCCATTGCAGCGCATGGAGGCGGTCGTGGAGGTAGTGGTGGTGTAGTAGAAGACTACAGTTGGCGAGAAATGTGGACTCTTGAATATCTACCGTCAAATCATGGAGGCGGCGCAACCACACTTATCAAAATCGACTGGGTGTTCATCGGTATCTTCATGGGTTTCTTTGTTATACTATTCACTTTCGATGCCATTGCCGGGGAACGGACAAAGGGAACACTGAGCCTCATGATGTCTAACCAGATTTCCCGAGGACAGATGCTATTCGCGAAATATCTGGGCACGTTTTTTACACTCATGGTGCCGCTCACAATAGGTATCCTCATGAACCTACTGGTCATCTATCTTTCAGGGAGTATTTCGTTTAGTTCGAGTGATTGGCTTAGAATTTTAGGGATGGTCGGACTTTTTACGCTGCATATCTCTATCTTTATTTTTCTCGGACTGTTCTTCTCAAGTCGGGTATCAAACGCCATCACCAGTTTAGTGTGGTTGCTATTAACTTGGGTATGCTTGGCGTTTATCTTTCCGAGCTTACTCGGACTTTTCGTTGGTACCCTCGACCCGATTCCGTCAATAGAGATCGTCTCCTCGCGAAAACGTGCACAATTAGCAAACATCGAGGATGAATTTCGTCCAATGGAGTTGTTGGAGGTAACCAAACTAAGCGAGGCACCTTCACCTGATAATCCATCAGCCACACGCCGATGGGCAACGTACTTCACGAGAAGGTACGAAACGAAAACCCGTATAGCCGACGAACACGTAGATCAGCAATTGAGGCAGGTGAAACTCGCCAGGGAACTCACCCAAATCTCTCCGATAGTTTGCTTCCAATATGCAATGGAAGGGCTTGCAAACACTGGGATTGTTAGTTATATGGATTTTGTCAAGCAGGTTCGCCGTTACAGACAA
Proteins encoded in this window:
- a CDS encoding ABC transporter permease codes for the protein MTTLWLIIQREFVSNVLTSRFMIGFVVCLMSTAAAVFVQVADYEKRLGTYHVAVQEHHEEKRMWDLYSQINPKAYRKPNPLSIFNVGMEKSGADMVSIKLATPIWEKEAQKQGSDNPFLSIFLSIDVIFVFKIVLSALAILFAYNTISGEREDGTLKLVLSNPVSRDALVLGKYLGGVLSLFPIVVMSFTVGIVIAYTSPATDFDADDLLRLVMVLVVSLLYVSICYLLGMLLSVWTKEAATTLILSMFIWGILTIVHSNIATFAVAKFPPRKPQPEKEVLQQIDQMWENFKEERNAQLKKWGYKYPTSALSWIADGPLTLSIEMRSPGELGFQELYEIKPIDILDVSKFQEVLGYQEPLRIDYVNKAEEIFKRREDIRERNSQLARDISRVSFADTYRFAVGAIIGTDRKSYNDFIGQVRNYKRQVVDYLAGKNAFSARAWFSSDRGAAELTDLPVFQHRYNSLSEGLSRASGDIFILLAWNVILFMGAYVSFLRYDMS
- a CDS encoding ABC transporter permease subunit; its protein translation is MIWHIAKKEIYHNLMTLRFVLMVILLPALMLANALIYGFGDSGYREEVDAYNLAMERRLSRVKDDADESLGKLAMRGPGEIYKRLSRFKFCADGAAELIPNSIPIAAHGGGRGGSGGVVEDYSWREMWTLEYLPSNHGGGATTLIKIDWVFIGIFMGFFVILFTFDAIAGERTKGTLSLMMSNQISRGQMLFAKYLGTFFTLMVPLTIGILMNLLVIYLSGSISFSSSDWLRILGMVGLFTLHISIFIFLGLFFSSRVSNAITSLVWLLLTWVCLAFIFPSLLGLFVGTLDPIPSIEIVSSRKRAQLANIEDEFRPMELLEVTKLSEAPSPDNPSATRRWATYFTRRYETKTRIADEHVDQQLRQVKLARELTQISPIVCFQYAMEGLANTGIVSYMDFVKQVRRYRQTFIDFIKTEDQGDPESLHIYPVREGLSQKPVDPNAIPRFKERISYQSVIFPVGLLILFNILFFTAAQLSFLKCDLK